The following proteins are co-located in the Betta splendens chromosome 9, fBetSpl5.4, whole genome shotgun sequence genome:
- the ndufb2 gene encoding NADH dehydrogenase [ubiquinone] 1 beta subcomplex subunit 2, mitochondrial: MSSFGRALGIIRTGTQLFRGGPQRITTRKASGGLHDELQYRQPPQITKSQKFKSEFLGGLMWFWILWHFWHNPDAVLGHFPWPNASEWTDEELGIPPDDEE, translated from the exons ATGTCATCGTTTGGGAGGGCGCTGGGGATCATTCGAACCGGGACCCAGTTGTTTAGAGGCGGTCCACAACGAATTACGACCAGAAA GGCTAGCGGAGGGCTGCACGATGAGCTCCAGTACAGACAGCCTCCCCAGATCACCAAGAGCCAGAAATTCAAATCAGAGTTCCTCGGTGGTCTTATGTGGTTTTGGATCCTGTGGCACTTCTGGCACAATCCTGATGCAGTACTG GGTCACTTCCCCTGGCCTAATGCTTCTGAATGGACAGATGAGGAGCTTGGGATTCCACCAGATGATGAGGAATAA